In Brassica rapa cultivar Chiifu-401-42 chromosome A06, CAAS_Brap_v3.01, whole genome shotgun sequence, a single window of DNA contains:
- the LOC103874395 gene encoding EIN3-binding F-box protein 2, which produces MSGIFRVSGDDEFFTGGGGSSMHLSPGSCPGVYLPARKRLRVTAAATSFYSSFEEKQASIQVLPDECLFEILRRLPSSGRERSACACVSKHWLSVLSSITRDESVEEVESEGFLSRSLEGNKATDLRLAAISVGTSACGGLGKLQIRGSGFESKVTDAGLGAVARGCASLKVLSLWNLPAVSDVGVSEIARSCPMIEKLDLSRCPGITDKGLVAIAENCKNLSDLTIDSCSGVGNEGLRAVARGCGNLRSISIKSCPRIGDQGVSFLLAQAGSYLTKVKLQMVNVSGLSLAVLGHYGAAVTDLVLHGLQGVNEKGFWVMGNAKGMKKLKSLSVTACRGMTDVGLEAVGNGCTDLKHVSLNKCLLVSGKGLVALAKSASSLESLKLEECHRINQFGFLGFLMNCGVKLKSFSLTNCLGISEAPLPSSSTSCSSLRSLSIRHCPGFGDASLSFLGKLCHQLQDIELCGLNGVTDAGVFELVQSNSVGLVKVNLSGCINVSDNTVSAVSVCHGRTLESLNVDGCKNITDASLVAVAKNCYSVNDLDVSNTLVSDQGVKALASSPNHLNLQVLSIGGCSGVTDKSKACIQKLGRTLLGLNIQRCGRISSSTVDNLLEHLWRCDILY; this is translated from the exons ATGTCTGGGATCTTCAGAGTTAGTG GTGATGATGAGTTTTTCACTGGAGGAGGAGGATCATCCATGCATCTATCGCCAGGGAGCTGTCCCGGCGTATACCTCCCAGCACGCAAGAGACTACGCGTTACCGCTGCTGCGACGTCGTTTTACAGTTCCTTCGAGGAGAAGCAAGCTTCGATCCAAGTGTTGCCTGACGAGTGTTTGTTTGAGATTCTCAGGCGCTTGCCTTCTTCAGGGCGAGAGAGGAGCGCGTGCGCTTGCGTCTCCAAGCATTGGCTTAGCGTGTTGAGCAGCATCACTAGGGACGAGTCTGTGGAGGAGGTGGAGAGTGAAGGGTTCTTGTCGAGGAGCTTGGAAGGGAACAAGGCGACGGATCTGAGGCTGGCTGCTATCTCTGTCGGGACATCTGCTTGCGGCGGGTTGGGGAAGCTTCAGATCCGTGGGAGTGGGTTTGAGAGTAAGGTTACAGACGCTGGACTTGGAGCTGTTGCAAGAGGTTGTGCCTCTCTTAAGGTTCTGTCTCTTTGGAATCTGCCTGCTGTTAGTGATGTTGGTGTCTCTGAGATCGCAAGGTCGTGTCCTATGATCGAAAAGCTTGACCTTTCGCGGTGTCCTGGGATAACTGATAAGGGTTTGGTTGCGATCGCTGAGAATTGTAAGAATCTAAGTGATCTCACGATTGATTCGTGCTCTGGCGTCGGCAACGAGGGGTTGAGGGCGGTTGCGAGAGGGTGTGGTAACCTGAGATCTATCTCTATCAAGAGCTGTCCACGTATTGGTGATCAAGGAGTTTCTTTCCTCTTGGCTCAAGCTGGTTCTTACTTGACTAAGGTGAAGCTTCAGATGGTGAACGTGAGCGGTCTCTCTCTTGCAGTTCTTGGACACTACGGAGCGGCGGTTACTGATCTTGTGCTTCATGGTCTTCAAGGGGTGAATGAGAAAGGGTTTTGGGTTATGGGAAACGCGAAAGGGATGAAGAAACTGAAGTCTCTCTCGGTGACGGCGTGCAGAGGGATGACTGATGTTGGGCTTGAAGCTGTTGGAAACGGTTGCACTGATCTGAAGCATGTTTCTCTGAACAAATGCTTGCTTGTTTCCGGGAAAGGACTCGTCGCTTTGGCTAAATCTGCTTCCTCGTTGGAAAGTTTGAAACTTGAGGAATGCCATAGGATCAACCAGTTCGGTTTCTTGGGGTTTCTCATGAACTGTGGCGTAAAGTTGAAGTCTTTCTCTTTGACAAACTGTTTAGGAATCTCAGAAGCTCCTCTGCCATCATCATCAACCAGCTGCAGCTCCTTGCGTTCGCTGTCTATTCGTCACTGCCCTGGCTTTGGAGACGCAAGCCTCTCCTTCTTAGGAAAGCTCTGTCACCAGCTTCAAGATATCGAACTCTGTGGATTGAACGGAGTGACGGATGCAGGTGTCTTCGAGTTGGTTCAGAGCAACAGCGTCGGTCTAGTGAAGGTGAATCTGAGCGGATGCATCAATGTCTCAGACAACACAGTCTCTGCAGTATCCGTATGCCACGGACGCACGTTGGAGTCTCTTAACGTTGACGGCTGCAAGAACATCACCGATGCAAGCCTTGTGGCGGTGGCCAAGAACTGCTACTCAGTCAATGACCTAGACGTTTCAAACACTTTGGTCTCGGATCAGGGGGTCAAGGCTTTGGCGTCTTCTCCCAACCACCTGAATCTTCAGGTTCTTTCTATTGGTGGCTGCTCAGGGGTGACAGATAAAAGCAAGGCGTGTATACAGAAACTCGGCCGCACGCTTTTGGGGTTGAACATCCAAAGATGCGGTAGAATCAGCAGCAGCACTGTGGATAACCTTCTGGAACATCTATGGAGGTGCGATATACTTTATTAA
- the LOC103874397 gene encoding uncharacterized protein LOC103874397, protein MHIREYIPSWIFQLFGCMGGCFGSCNKPPPLIVAVDEPSKGLRIQGRLVKKPSVSDDFWSTSTCDMDNNSTMQSQRSVSSISFTNNTATSASSSSNPNEFVNTGLNLWNQTRQQWLASGSSRTKAKVREPTISWNATYESLLGVNKRFSRPIPLPEMVDFLVDVWEQEGLYD, encoded by the exons ATGCATATCCGTGAATATATTCCTTCTTGGATCTTCCAGTTATTTGGTTGCATGGG AGGTTGTTTTGGGAGCTGTAATAAACCACCACCGCTTATAGTTGCAGTGGATGAGCCTTCTAAAGGGTTAAGGATTCAAGGTCGTTTAGTCAAGAAGCCGAGCGTATCAGACGATTTCTGGAGCACGAGCACCTGCGATATGGATAACAACAGCACGATGCAGTCACAGAGAAGCGTGTCTTCTATTAGCTTCACTAACAACACTGCTACTTCTGCAAGTAGTAGTAGCAACCCCAATGAATTTGTAAACACCG GATTGAACCTCTGGAACCAAACTAGACAACAATGGCTTGCAAGTGGATCTTCTCGAACAAAGGCCAAAGTTCGAGAACCTACAATAAG CTGGAATGCAACATATGAGAGCCTGTTGGGTGTGAACAAGCGGTTCTCACGTCCAATACCTCTTCCt GAAATGGTGGATTTTCTGGTGGATGTGTGGGAGCAAGAGGGCTTGTATGATTGA
- the LOC103874399 gene encoding phospholipase D alpha 3 — protein sequence MAEQLLLHGTLEVKIYRIDKLHQRARFNLRGKGDKEPTTGKKIQTQIKRLAASCTDLLGGHLYATIDLDRSRVARTMMRRHTKWFQSFHIYAAHSISKIIFTIKEDEPIGANLIGRAYLPATEVISGQPVDRWLDVLDQNKRPIQGGSKIHVRVKFTSVTQDVDWNKGIISSPPFKGVPNAFFNQREGCKVTLYQDAHVLGEYPDITVAGGQAIYIHHRCWEDIFDAIWDAKHLIYITGWSVYPDITLIRDPKRPRPGGNLKLGELLKKKAEENVTVLMLVWDDRTSNEAFKRDGLMMTHDQETYDYFKNTKVRCVLCPRNPDNGESIVQGFGVAAMFTHHQKTIVVDAEVDGLKTKRRIVSFLGGIDLCDGRYDTEEHPLFGTLNNVHSNDFHQPNFDGASIKKGGPREPWHDIHCRLDGPAAWDVLYNFEQRWMKQGNGRRYLVSMERFSEITVPPLPIVQPDDVEGWTVQVFRSIDNGAVEGFPEDPREASSVGLVTGKNNVIERSIQDAYINAIRRAKHFIYIESQYFLGSSFGWNSRDINLNEINALHLIPKEISLKIVSKIEAGERFSVYIVIPLWPEGKPGSASVQAILDWQRRTMEMMYTDIIIALRKKGLDANPRDYLTFFCLGNREVNKAGEYSPPEKPDANSDYARAQESRRFMIYVHSKMMIVDDEYVIIGSANINQRSMDGGRDSEIAMGAYQPNHLLATNQLRPRGQVFSFRISLWLEHLRIVTNTFQFPESEECIRMVNAKADELWGLYSAQVYPRDHDLPGHLLSYPISIGSNGEVTSLAGAEFFPDTNAKVLGEKTNFLPPILTT from the exons ATGGCGGAACAGTTGTTGCTTCATGGAACTCTTGAAGTAAAGATATACAGGATCGATAAGTTGCATCAACGTGCAAGATTCAATTTACGTGGCAAG GGTGACAAGGAACCTACGACGGGGAAGAAGATTCAAACCCAAATCAAGAGACTAGCGGCCTCATGCACAGATCTACTAGGAGGACATCTCTACGCAACCATTGACCTAGACAGATCAAGGGTGGCTCGTACCATGATGAGACGTCATACTAAATGGTTCCAATCATTCCATATCTACGCCGCACATTCAATCTCCAAAATCATATTCACAATCAAAGAGGACGAACCCATCGGTGCAAATTTGATCGGCCGAGCTTATTTACCTGCCACTGAAGTCATCTCCGGACAGCCTGTAGACCGATGGCTCGATGTTTTGGACCAGAACAAGAGACCGATCCAAGGAGGTTCGAAAATCCATGTACGCGTGAAGTTCACTAGCGTAACACAGGACGTAGATTGGAACAAAGGAATAATATCATCACCGCCCTTTAAAGGAGTTCCTAACGCGTTTTTCAACCAAAGAGAAGGTTGCAAGGTTACGCTTTACCAAGACGCTCATGTTCTTGGTGAGTACCCGGACATTACTGTTGCGGGGGGACAAGCGATTTACATACATCATCGGTGTTGGGAAGATATTTTCGATGCGATATGGGACGCAAaacatttgatatatattaCTGGCTGGTCCGTCTATCCAGACATAACATTGATAAGGGATCCTAAACGGCCGAGACCAGGAGGGAACCTAAAGCTAGGGGAGTTGCTGAAGAAGAAAGCGGAAGAAAACGTGACCGTTCTGATGCTTGTGTGGGACGATAGAACGTCTAACGAAGCGTTTAAGAGAGACGGTTTGATGATGACACATGATCAAGAAACTTACGATTACTTCAAGAACACGAAAGTGCGTTGCGTTCTCTGTCCGCGTAACCCTGATAACGGTGAGAGCATTGTTCAAGGGTTTGGTGTGGCTGCGATGTTTACTCACCATCAGAAAACCATTGTGGTGGACGCTGAGGTGGATGGTTTGAAAACGAAGAGAAGGATAGTAAGTTTTCTTGGAGGTATTGATCTTTGTGATGGGAGGTATGATACTGAAGAGCATCCTTTGTTTGGTACTTTGAACAATGTTCATTCTAATGACTTTCACCAGCCGAACTTTGATGGCGCATCGATTAAAAAAGGCGGTCCACGTGAGCCTTGGCACGATATTCACTGTAGGCTGGATGGTCCTGCGGCGTGGGAtgttttgtacaattttgaacAGAGATGGATGAAACAAG GTAATGGTAGAAGGTACCTAGTATCGATGGAACGGTTCTCAGAGATCACAGTTCCGCCACTACCAATAGTACAACCAGACGACGTCGAAGGTTGGACGGTTCAAGTTTTCCGGTCTATAGATAACGGTGCAGTTGAAGGGTTCCCAGAGGATCCACGTGAAGCTTCGAGCGTAGGACTTGTTACCGGAAAAAACAACGTCATCGAAAGAAGCATACAAGACGCTTACATTAACGCCATAAGGAGAGCCAAACACTTTATCTACATTGAGAGCCAATACTTCCTAGGAAGCTCCTTTGGATGGAACTCAAGAGACATTAACTTAAACGAGATCAACGCGTTACACCTCATTCCCAAGGAGATATCTCTCAAAATCGTGAGCAAGATCGAGGCAGGTGAGAGGTTTTCAGTGTATATAGTGATTCCTTTATGGCCTGAAGGTAAACCGGGGTCTGCCTCGGTTCAAGCAATACTAGACTGGCAAAGGAGAACGATGGAGATGATGTATACAGATATTATCATTGCTCTTCGGAAGAAAGGCTTAGATGCAAATCCTAGAGATTACTTAACATTCTTCTGCCTCGGGAACCGGGAAGTTAATAAGGCCGGTGAGTATTCGCCTCCAGAAAAACCAGACGCTAATTCTGATTATGCAAGAGCTCAAGAATCTCGTCGGTTCATGATCTATGTCCACTCTAAAATGATGATTG TTGATGACGAGTACGTAATAATAGGATCAGCAAATATCAACCAAAGGTCTATGGATGGAGGTAGAGACTCAGAGATCGCAATGGGAGCATACCAGCCTAACCATCTGCTAGCTACCAATCAATTGAGGCCGAGGGGCCAAGTTTTCAGCTTTAGGATATCACTATGGCTTGAACATCTACGGATTGTAACCAATACGTTCCAGTTTCCCGAAAGCGAAGAATGTATAAGAATGGTTAATGCAAAGGCAGACGAGCTATGGGGACTATACTCAGCACAAGTGTACCCTCGGGATCACGATCTACCGGGCCATTTGCTTAGTTATCCGATTAGCATTGGTAGCAACGGGGAAGTAACAAGTCTTGCGGGCGCTGAGTTCTTTCCTGATACTAACGCAAAGGTTTTAGGCGAAAAAACTAATTTTCTCCCTCCAATCCTAACTACTTAG